One stretch of Candidatus Aminicenantes bacterium DNA includes these proteins:
- a CDS encoding lysoplasmalogenase, whose translation MTTPAILLTALAAVSASATMVAETIGRKKIVYVFKPAATISLIVLAMLRPGFEWPGLYKTFLAAGLIASLAGDVFLMLKDSYFIAGLASFLVAQLLYIRAFLTVTPPRVDFFSVLPLLLFALFMMAILFPYLGKLKIPVAVYVLVITVMAGLAVDRYVVAGGPLAFRACLGAILFLISDAILAINRFARKIPYGRALNLLTYFVAQWFLAMSI comes from the coding sequence ATGACAACCCCCGCCATTCTTCTCACCGCGTTGGCCGCCGTTTCCGCCTCGGCCACGATGGTCGCCGAGACGATCGGACGCAAAAAGATCGTCTATGTCTTCAAACCCGCGGCGACGATCTCCCTCATCGTCCTGGCCATGCTTCGCCCGGGATTCGAATGGCCGGGCCTCTACAAGACCTTCCTCGCGGCGGGTCTCATCGCCTCCCTGGCCGGGGACGTATTTCTGATGTTGAAGGACTCCTATTTCATCGCCGGATTGGCGTCCTTTCTGGTCGCCCAGCTTCTTTATATCCGCGCTTTCCTCACGGTCACGCCGCCCCGCGTCGACTTCTTCTCCGTCCTCCCCCTTCTTCTTTTCGCCTTATTCATGATGGCGATTCTCTTCCCCTATCTGGGCAAGCTCAAGATCCCCGTAGCCGTCTATGTGCTGGTCATCACCGTCATGGCCGGATTGGCCGTCGATCGATACGTCGTAGCGGGGGGACCGCTCGCTTTTCGAGCCTGCCTGGGGGCGATTCTCTTCCTGATCTCGGATGCGATCCTGGCCATCAACCGGTTCGCCCGCAAGATTCCTTACGGCCGGGCCCTGAACCTGCTGACCTACTTCGTCGCCCAGTGGTTCCTGGCGATGTCGATTTGA
- a CDS encoding thymidylate synthase — translation MNGNIPTLFVTGKTLPEAWEKAVLACWREGAAIKTEYDKPGDPPSRDCTMTWVVEDPFAEPRIHRAFPGGLEDLEIYRQEVVDGVHDHWIAPQEGKWTYTYHKRLFAYETEGETIDQIEAAVRKLAETGHTRRAQAITWNVQLDPPTYDPPCLQRLWFRLLDDEAGRPVLNMNAHWRSRDAYKAAYMNVFALTDLQRTIAARVAERIGRPVRVGRYADLVDSFHIYGSYFKDFEGFLKMVEKRSFAERTWASEYAEPVFIEAREKLRREKEEGR, via the coding sequence ATGAACGGCAACATCCCGACCTTGTTCGTGACCGGCAAGACCCTGCCCGAGGCCTGGGAGAAGGCCGTCCTGGCCTGCTGGCGCGAGGGCGCCGCCATCAAGACCGAGTACGACAAGCCCGGCGACCCGCCCAGCCGCGACTGCACCATGACTTGGGTGGTCGAAGATCCCTTCGCCGAGCCGCGCATCCACCGCGCCTTCCCCGGCGGGCTGGAAGATCTCGAGATCTACCGCCAGGAAGTCGTCGACGGTGTGCACGACCACTGGATTGCCCCGCAGGAAGGCAAGTGGACCTATACCTACCACAAGCGCCTATTCGCTTACGAGACCGAAGGGGAAACCATCGACCAGATCGAGGCCGCGGTCCGCAAGCTCGCCGAAACCGGGCACACCCGGCGAGCCCAGGCCATCACTTGGAATGTCCAGCTCGACCCTCCGACCTACGATCCGCCCTGCCTGCAGCGGCTATGGTTCCGGCTCCTGGACGATGAGGCGGGCCGGCCTGTCCTCAACATGAACGCCCACTGGCGGTCGCGCGACGCCTATAAAGCCGCCTACATGAACGTTTTCGCCTTGACCGACCTGCAGAGGACGATCGCGGCCCGGGTCGCCGAGCGGATCGGCCGGCCGGTCCGGGTCGGCCGCTACGCCGACCTCGTCGACAGCTTCCACATCTATGGATCCTACTTCAAGGATTTCGAGGGCTTCCTCAAGATGGTCGAAAAGCGCAGCTTCGCCGAGCGGACCTGGGCCAGCGAGTACGCCGAGCCCGTCTTCATCGAAGCCCGCGAGAAGCTCCGCCGCGAAAAAGAGGAGGGGCGCTGA